In the genome of Parus major isolate Abel chromosome 2, Parus_major1.1, whole genome shotgun sequence, one region contains:
- the DSP gene encoding desmoplakin isoform X2 has protein sequence MSINGGSHPRINTLGRMARAESGTDLRYEMSSHVVGGGGGGGGGGTTTHTHKTYYYQKTYGGDYASDGYGQNGTCTMSRRQNTIQELLQNCSDCLTRAELIVQPELKYGDGVPLRGNRDLEDCFAQANDQMDILDGLIREMRQMGQPCDMYQKRLLQLQEQMRALYKAISVPRARRASSKGGGCFSSQSGSGWDEYTKRVTSECLSWMRQQKVEMEQVKWGFEAASIEQQIAEHRRTHNAIGDYRWHLDKVKTDLREKAAVHQLEEEYEGLLKYSFERMDQLRQFQNLIQATSREIMWINDCEEEELLYDWSDRNTDIARKQESFSKRMSELEVKEKELNKLKQESDQLVLNQHPASDKIEAYMDTLQTQWSWILQITKCIDVHLKENAAYFQFFEEAQATECYLKNLQDSIRKKFICDKSMSLQTLLEQIKELENERERILEYKRQVQSLVNKSRKIVQLKPRNPDYRSNKPIILKALCDYKQDLKTVRKGDECILKDNNERSKWLVTGPGGVDMLVPSVSLIIPPPNPLAVDLASKIEQYYEAILALWNQLYINMKSLVSWHYCMIDIEKIRAMTIAKLKTMRKEDYQKIITDLEIHYQEFLRNSQGSEMFGDEDKRKIQTQFTDAQKHYQTLIIQLPNQPRQPQPVVPTESCSVGSSNTIIVNERNREHEKQEAWLLMELQKLRRQIEASEIQMVQRAPLGVDQGAMHDFSVRIKDLEGVQNDSQIMAETLNKHKDLLPNFRGCEKYVYLQSEINALFQKLENINGVSAGYLDSLNALRCLLQVILQTEDVIRVFEVRLSEEETVPLDLDKAEAYRACLKKMKADLNMKKSLLNTLENELQRTLQIHSQSCQSYTLYDMDIGKYCDKVTQLIDRWQRADKQIDNRSWDLERQIKQLKTYRDLYQALCKWICDAKRRQDSIESTKLCDSNTIMRYLHDQKNLHSEICGKRDKVEELLKHADQCSAAIKDYELQVASYSSGLETLLNIPIKKSVVQSPAVLILQEANEAQSRYIELLTRSGDYYRFLSEMLKSMEDLKMKNTKIELLEEELRLARDSNSETSNKHKFLEQNLQKYQMDISQLKAKLMSLEEMKRQAEMDGNSAKQNLDKCYAQIKDLNDRITRLTYETEDEKRKRKLLEDRYEQQKNDYDQLQKTRQNEKDSLGWQKLESEKVIKEKEYEIERLRVLLQDEGTRKREYENELAKVRNQFSEEMSNLKNKYETEINIKKTTIQQIAAQKDDDAKGLRAQVDRLTRENRDLKDEIVRLNDAILQTTDQRRRAEEDALQQKACSSEVSQQKHQLELELKQIIQLRGEDNSRYKQALEEAASTIQDKTKELERLKLQLQEEAKSRWELENELAKASSRIQESKNQYSHIMQERETLLIKMSALEQDKARLQRLEEELNRLKVTLESESRLKQRLESEKQQILNDLNQWKSQHSRTEESIRKIQCEREKSEREKNSLRSEIERLQMEIKRIEERYRCRLEETAVKNQSELESERLRLQREIEKLKQRPYGAHRSTQTEEDFCIDASKLVFSGLRKKITAMQLYECQLIDKLTLDKLLKGQRSVEEVTADIEPYLKGAGAIAGVSLSPRQKYSFVEAKRNQLLTAENAVLLLEAQAATGGVIDPHRNEILTVDSAIARDLIDFDDREQIYTAEKAITGFKDPFSGKTVPVSEAIKKNLVDRETGIRLLEAQLAVGGIVDPVNSVFLPKEIALSRGLIDKDLYRMLNNCQGNTKNFIDPTTKKAVTYIQLKEKCRIEPHTGLLLLPVQKRSMSFQGIRQPVSADALLEAGIIKESTRNDLERGAITVEEVSERIIDFLQGSSCIAGIYNEATKEKLGIYQAMKIGLVRPGTALELLEAQAATGFIVDPVSNVRLPVEEAYKRGLVGIEFKEKLLSAERAVTGYKDPETGNIISLFQAMNKELIERGHGIRLLEAQIATGGIIDPKESYRLPVETAYKRGYFNEELNQILSDPSDDTKGFFDPNTEENLTYLQLKERCIKDDATGLCLLPLREKKKVVHTSQKNTLRKRRVVIVDPETNREMSVQEAYSKGLIDYDTYTELAEQECEWEEITITGSDGSSRVVLVDRKTGSQYDIQDAIDKGLVERKFFDQYRSGSLSLTQFADMISCRNGTDEVFRHESVTRSPTVLSVRSSSSVIRSGSFSETPDECSPIAAIFDTENLEKISISEAIQRGIVDSITGQRLLEAQACTGGIICPTTGQRLSLQEATNQGIIDQDMATRLKPAQKAFIGFEGIKGGRKRMSAAEAVKEKWLPYEAGQRFLEFQYLTGGLVDPEVRGRITTEEAIRNGLIDGRAAQKLQDTNSYPKILTCPKTKLKISYKDAMNRSMVEDITGLKLLEAASVSSKGISSPYNVSSAPGSRSGSRSGSRSGSRSGSRRGSFDASASSSYSYSYSAFSSGSIGR, from the exons gaaTTGAAATATGGGGATGGTGTCCCACTCAGAGGGAACAGGGATCTGGAAGATTGTTTTGCACAGGCAAATGACCAAATGGACATCCTGGATGGGCTGATCAGAGAGATGAGGCAGATGGGCCAGCCCTGTGACATGTATCAGAAAAG GCTGCTTCAGCTCCAGGAGCAAATGCGTGCCCTGTACAAAGCCATCAGTGTTCCCCGTGCCAGGAGGGCCAGCTCCAAAGGTGGTGGCTGCTTCTCCTCTCAGAGTGGCTCAGGCTGGGATGAGTACACGAAACGTGTCACAAGTGAATGTTTAAGCTGGATGAGGCAGCAGAAG GTTGAAATGGAGCAAGTAAAGTGGGGGTTCGAGGCAGCATCCATTGAACAACAAATTGCTGAGCACAGGAGAACTCACAATGCCATCGGAGACTATCGTTGGCACCTGGACAAAGTCAAAACAGATCTG CGGGAGAAGGCTGCTGTTCATCAGCTGGAGGAAGAATATGAAGGCCTGCTG AAATATTCCTTTGAGAGAATGGATCAGCTTCGCCAATTCCAGAACCTCATCCAGGCCACCAGCAGAGAGATCATGTGGATCAATGactgtgaggaagaggagctccTCTATGACTGGAGTGACAGGAATACTGATATTGCCAGGAAGCAGGAGTCCTTCTCT AAACGTATGAGTGAACTGGaggttaaagaaaaagaactcaACAAGCTAAAACAAGAAAGTGACCAGCTAGTGCTCAATCAGCATCCTGCTTCAGACAAAATCGAG GCCTACATGGATACATTGCAAACACAGTGGAGCTGGATTCTTCAGATCACCAAATGTATCGATGTTCATCTGAAGGAGAATGCAGCTTACTTTCAG TTCTTTGAAGAGGCCCAAGCCACAGAGTGCTACCTGAAAAACTTACAAGACTCTATCAGAAAGAAGTTCATCTGTGATAAGAGCATGTCACTGCAGACTTTGCTGGAGCAGATCAAAGAGCTGGAG AATGAACGAGAGAGAATTCTTGAGTACAAGAGGCAAGTGCAGAGTTTGGTGAATAAATCCAGGAAGATTGTTCAGCTGAAGCCACGTAACCCAGACTATCGAAGTAACAAGCCCATTATCCTCAAGGCTCTGTGTGACTACAAACAGGATCTG AAAACGGTGCGCAAAGGAGATGAATGTATCCTGAAGGACAACAATGAGCGCAGCAAGTGGCTGGTGACCGGCCCTGGAGGAGTGGATATGCTGGTGCCGTCTGTCAGTCTTATCATACCACCCCCCAATCCACTGGCAGTGGATCTTGCTTCCAA AATTGAGCAATACTATGAAGCTATTTTAGCTTTGTGGAACCAGCTGTATATCAACATGAAGAGCCTGGTGTCCTGGCATTACTGCATGATTGACATTGAGAAAATCAGAGCCATGACTATTGCCAAG ctgaaaacaatGCGTAAGGAAGATTaccaaaaaataataactgACCTGGAGATCCATTATCAAGAATTCCTCAGGAACAGCCAAGGCTCAGAGATGTTTGGTGATGAAGACAAGCGAAAGATCCAGACTCAGTTCACGGATGCTCAGAAGCACTACCAAACCTTGATCATACAGCTGCCTAATCAACCACGACAGCCACAGCcag TGGTCCCAACTGAGAGCTGTTCTGTGGGTTCCTCAAACACCATTATTGTTAATGAGAGAAACCGAGAACATGAGAAGCAGGAAGCCTGGCTGCTGATGGAGCTTCAGAAACTTCGGCGTCAGATTGAAGCTTCTGAGATTCAGATGGTTCAAAGAGCTCCTCTTGGAGTGGATCAAGGGGCTATGCACGACTTTTCAGTCAGAATAAAGGACTTAGAG GGTGTGCAGAACGACTCTCAAATAATGGCTGAAACCCTCAATAAGCATAAGGACTTGCTGCCTAACTTCAGAGGCTGTGAGAAGTATGTGTACTTGCAATCAGAGATAAATGCCCTCTttcaaaaactggaaaatattaatgGTGTTTCTGCTGGCTACTTAGACAG CTTGAATGCACTGAGGTGTCTGCTCCAGGTTATTCTGCAAACAGAAGATGTGATCAGAGTTTTTGAAGTCAGACTGTCTGAAGAGGAGACTGTTCCTTTGGATCTTGATAAAGCAGAGGCTTATCGGGCTTGTCTGAAG aaaatgaaagcagacCTAAATATGAAGAAGTCATTACTGAATACCTTGGAAAATGAGCTGCAGAGAACACTTCAGATTCACTCACAGTCTTGCCAGTCATACACCCTGTATGACATGGACATTGGAAAGTACTGTGACAAAGTTACCCAGCTGATAGACCGCTGGCAGAGGGCTGATAAGCAGATAGATAACAG atCATGGGATTTAGAAAGGCAGATCAAACAGCTGAAAACCTACCGAGATCTCTACCAGGCTCTGTGCAAGTGGATCTGTGATGCCAAGCGCCGGCAGGATTCTATTGAGTCCACGAAGCTGTGTGATTCCAACACTATCATGAGATACCTACACGATCAGAAG AACTTGCACAGTGAAATCTGTGGGAAGCGAGACAAAGTCGAGGAGCTCCTCAAGCATGCAGATCAGTGCTCAGCTGCAATTAAG GATTATGAACTACAAGTTGCTTCCTACAGTTCGGGATTAGAAACATTGCTCAACATACCTATCAAGAAGAGTGTGGTTCAGTCTCCTGCAGTGCTGATTCTACAAGAG gCTAATGAGGCTCAGTCTCGCTATATAGAGCTTCTTACAAGATCAGGAGATTATTACAGATTCTTGAGTGAAATGTTAAAGAGCATGGAGGATTTGAAG atgaaaaacaccaaaattgAACTCCTGGAAGAAGAGCTCAGGCTTGCTAGGGATTCAAATTCAGAGACAAGCAACAAACATAAATTCCTGGAGCAAAATCTGCAGAAGTACCAGATGGACATTTCTCAGCTCAAGGCAAAGCTGATGAGtttggaagaaatgaaaagacaaGCTGAAATGGATGGAAATTCTGCTAAGCAAAACCTAGACAAATGTTATGCCCAAATAAAGGATCTAAATGACAGAATAACCAGGTTGACGTATGAGACTGaagatgagaaaaggaaaaggaagttgCTGGAGGATAGATACGAGCAACAGAAGAATGACTATGACCAACTGcaaaaaacaaggcaaaatgaGAAAGACAGCCTTGGTTGGCAAAAGTTAGAGTCTGAGAAGGTCATCAAGGAGAAGGAGTACGAGATAGAAAGATTAAGGGTTCTTCTTCAGGACGAAGGCACACGGAAGAGGGAGTATGAAAATGAGCTGGCTAAGGTAAGAAACCAGTTTAGCGAGGAGATGAGTAATTTAAAGAACAAgtatgaaacagaaattaatattaagaAGACAACAATCCAGCAGATAGCTGCACAAAAAGATGATGATGCAAAAGGCCTCAGAGCCCAGGTTGACAGACTGACAAGAGAGAACAGAGACCTTAAGGATGAGATTGTGAGGCTGAACGATGCCATTCTGCAAACAACAGACCAACGGCGGAGGGCAGAAGAAGATGCTCTCCAGCAGAAGGCTTGCAGTTCTGAGGTGTCACAGCAGAAGCATCAGTTAGAGCTGGAGCTGAAACAGATCATTCAGCTTCGTGGGGAAGATAACTCGAGATACAAGCAGGCTCTTGAGGAGGCTGCCTCAACTATTCAGGATAAAACTAAGGAGCTGGAAAGGCTAAAGCTTCAGCTTCAGGAAGAGGCTAAAAGCCGATGGGAACTTGAAAATGAATTGGCTAAG GCATCCAGTAGGATTCAAGAATCCAAAAATCAGTATAGTCACATAATGCAAGAAAGAGAAACCCTGCTGATAAAAATGAGTGCTTTGGAGCAAGACAAAGCCAGACTGCAGCGATTAGAAGAGGAGCTGAACCGTTTGAAAGTTACCCTGGAGTCAGAATCACGTTTGAAGCAACGCCTGGAAAGTGAGAAGCAACAAATTCTGAACGACCTCAATCAGTGGAAGAGCCAGCACTCCCGAACAGAGGAATCCATAAGGAAGATCCAGTGTGAGAGGGAGAAGAGTGAGAGGGAGAAGAACAGCCTGAGGAGTGAGATTGAAAGGCTGCAGATGGAAATCAAACGGATTGAGGAGAGATACCGGTGCAGACTGGAAGAGACCGCTGTCAAAAACCAGTCAGAGTTGGAGTCAGAGCGTCTCAGGCTGCAAAGAGAGATTGAGAAACTCAAGCAGCGCCCATATGGGGCTCACAGATCTACACAGACCGAGGAAGACTTCTGTATCGATGCCTCCAAGCTGGTGTTCAGTGGGCTGCGGAAGAAGATCACAGCCATGCAGCTGTATGAGTGTCAGCTGATAGACAAACTCACACTGGATAAACTGCTGAAGGGGCAGAGGTCGGTGGAAGAGGTCACAGCTGACATTGAACCCTACCTCAAAGGGGCAGGTGCTATTGCAGGGGTGTCCCTTTCACCCAGACAGAAGTACTCTTTTGTTGAGGCCAAACGGAATCAGCTGctaacagcagaaaatgcagtcCTACTCCTGGAAGCCCAGGCAGCAACAGGAGGTGTGATAGACCCACACCGAAATGAGATATTAACAGTGGACAGTGCTATCGCCAGAGATCTGATTGACTTCGATGATAGAGAGCAGATCTATACAGCAGAAAAGGCTATTACAGGATTTAAGGATCCTTTCTCAGGCAAAACTGTGCCGGTATCTGAAGCCATCAAGAAAAACTTGGTTGACAGAGAAACCGGAATTCGTCTGCTTGAAGCCCAGCTGGCTGTAGGAGGGATTGTTGATCCTGTCAACAGTGTTTTCCTACCCAAAGAGATAGCTTTATCTCGTGGGTTGATTGACAAAGACCTGTACAGGATGTTAAACAACTGCCAAGGCAATACAAAGAACTTCATTGATCCCACCACCAAAAAGGCAGTCACTTACattcagctgaaggaaaaatgcagaattgaACCACACACTGGTCTGCTCCTCCTTCCAGTGCAGAAGAGGAGTATGTCATTCCAAGGGATCAGGCAGCCTGTCTCAGCAGATGCACTGCTTGAGGCTGGAATAATTAAGGAATCAACAAGAAATGACTTGGAAAGAGGTGCAATTACAGTGGAAGAAGTGAGTGAGAGAATTATTGATTTCCTTCAAGGCTCTAGCTGTATTGCTGGTATCTACAACGAGGCTACTAAAGAGAAACTTGGCATTTACCAGGCTATGAAAATAGGTTTGGTTAGGCCAGGGACAGCCCTTGAACTCCTAGAAGCGCAGGCAGCCACAGGGTTCATAGTGGATCCTGTCAGCAATGTGAGGCTGCCTGTTGAGGAAGCTTACAAAAGAGGCCTTGTTGGAATTGAATTTAAAGAGAAGCTTCTCTCTGCTGAAAGAGCTGTCACTGGGTACAAAGATCCAGAAACTGGAAACATCATTTCTCTGTTCCAAGCAATGAACAAAGAGCTCATAGAGCGAGGCCATGGCATTCGCCTGCTGGAGGCCCAGATCGCTACTGGAGGGATCATCGATCCCAAAGAGAGCTACCGCTTGCCAGTAGAGACGGCCTACAAGCGTGGCTACTTCAATGAGGAGCTCAACCAGATCCTTAGTGATCCAAGTGATGACACCAAAGGGTTCTTTGATCccaacacagaggaaaatttgACCTACTTGCAGCTGAAAGAAAGATGCATAAAGGATGATGCAACGGGTCTCTGCCTTCTGCCCCTGAGAGAGAAGAAGAAGGTGGTGCACACCTCACAGAAGAACACCCTTAGGAAGCGCAGGGTGGTCATTGTAGATCCAGAAACAAACCGGGAGATGTCCGTTCAGGAGGCATACAGCAAAGGCCTCATAGATTATGACACCTACACAGAGCTAGCTGAGCAGGAGTGTGAGTGGGAAGAAATAACTATCACAGGATcagatggcagcagcagagtaGTCCTTGTCGACAGAAAAACAGGTAGCCAGTATGACATCCAGGATGCCATTGATAAAGGCCTGGTGGAGAGGAAGTTTTTTGACCAGTACCGTTCTGGCAGCTTGAGCCTGACCCAGTTTGCAGACATGATTTCCTGCCGTAATGGCACTGACGAGGTGTTCCGGCATGAGTCAGTGACTCGGTCTCCCACCGTGCTGAGTGTCAGGAGTTCTTCTTCAGTGATCAGGAGCGGTTCTTTCTCAGAGACCCCAGATGAGTGCAGTCCTATTGCAGCCATATTTGACACGGAAAACTTGGAGAAAATCTCCATTTCAGAAGCTATACAGCGGGGCATCGTGGATAGCATCACTGGGCAGAGGTTACTTGAAGCCCAGGCCTGTACTGGCGGCATAATATGCCCTACCACTGGCCAGAGGCTATCGCTCCAGGAAGCCACTAACCAAGGCATCATCGATCAGGATATGGCCACACGTCTCAAACCAGCCCAGAAGGCCTTCATAGGGTTCGAAGGCATAAAGGGCGGACGAAAGAGGATGTCAGCAGCTGaagcagtgaaggaaaaatggCTGCCTTATGAGGCTGGGCAGCGGTTCCTTGAATTCCAGTACCTCACTGGAGGTCTCGTGGACCCAGAAGTGCGTGGAAGAATAACTACTGAAGAAGCCATTAGGAATGGATTGATTGACGGTCGTGCTGCCCAGAAATTACAAGACACCAACAGTTATCCCAAAATTCTGACCTGCCCCAAGACCAAGCTGAAAATATCCTACAAAGATGCAATGAACCGGTCAATGGTGGAAGACATCACTGGGCTTAAACTGTTGGAAGCAGCCTCTGTTTCCTCTAAAGGCATATCCAGTCCCTACAATGTCTCCTCGGCACCTGGCTCTCGCTCTGGCTCTCGCTCTGGCTCACGTTCAGGCTCACGCAGTGGGTCTAGGAGAGGAAGCTTTGATGCCTCAGCAAGTTCTTCGTATTCTTACTCATACTCAGCCTTCAGCAGTGGGTCTATTGGGCGCTAA